A window of Castanea sativa cultivar Marrone di Chiusa Pesio chromosome 8, ASM4071231v1 genomic DNA:
aatgccctttggcattcgtccgtccactcaaaagatttccttagcgttctaaagaaagggagacacttgtcggTTGCTCTTAAtacgaacctatttaaggctgctatctttcccgtcaggctttgcacttccttcaccgtccttggaggggatagatccataattgctttcactttttcggggttgacctcaatgccccgctgggacaccatgaaccctaagaactttccaagaagcactccgaatgcgcatttacttgggttcagcttcattttgtacgttcgaagagtgtcgaaagtctcctggaggtccctcagatgatccgacgcctttacgctttttaccaacatgtaatctacgtagacttggacgttccggccaatctggtgctcgaacatcttgttcattaatcgttgatATGTGGCTCttgcattcttgagcccgaatggcatcaccttgtagcaaaaaagcccttgactcgtcataaatgatgtcttctcttgatctgtcttctccaacttaatctggttgtaccccgagaaggcgtccatgaagctcaacaactcatgttttgcGGTAGAGTAGACTAAGGCGTCAATCCGTGGGAGCGGGTAgctgtctttagggcacgctttatttagatccgtgaaatcaacgcacattctccacttcccatttgactttttgaccattaccacatttgccagccagtctccgggtagtacacctctcgtatgaaatccgcttctcgtagcttcgCACTTCCTCTCGCCGCAGCCTCGATCCCTTTCGGGGGCGAATACGCGTTTCTTTTGTCGGACCGGAGAGAACGAAGGTGATACGTTTAATTTATGGACTATGACCGTTGGATCTATCCccgcatgtcgtcatggctccatgcgaacacatcttggttttcttcgAGGAACAAGAGGAGCGCATGTCGAATCGtttggtcgaccgaggttcctatccCGGTGGTTCGATCGGGCCTTGAATCATCTAGTTggacttcttccaatgtctccacGGGTTCTCGCCACCGTTCTCTCGTTCTTCGATGCTCATTgtctgtacatggtcatccatctccatcatggccacgtagcatTCCCGTGCAGTTACCTGATTTTCGCGTAGTTCTCCAACCCCAtgttcagtgggaaacttgatcatcagatggtaggttgaagtgatggctttccatgcattgagagtaggacgtccgagtatggcgttgTATGCTGAAGAacaatcaaccactagaaaggagacatttttagttatctgtcgtgggtagtctcctaccgtcacctccaatgtgacggatcctaaaggatggacccgggttcccccaaagccGACGAGGGGCGCGCGTGCCGGGATCAGGCGctcctttgcaatccccatctgctggaacgcaggatagtaaaggatgtctgctgagctcccgttgtctactagaactcggtggacgttgaaatCCCCTACCTGTatgctaaccacaagcgcgtcgtcatgggggtggtgaaggtgccgggcctcgtcttcaaaaaactcgatACTGGAGTCGTTTCGCCGTATTCTTTCTAATGAAGGTcccgtcgactggacactttgtaccgtccgtaaataagtctttctggccttcttggacgatcctactgaagcgttgccccccattatcatccgtatgtctgcgACCGGTGGTCagggacgctcgttttcccgtctaggattctgctcctgaGGATGATCagttctttccttcctcacgaaccttcgcaaccttccttgccttataagggcttcaatctgttgtttcaaatcataacaatccgtcgtatcatggccgtggtcacggtgaaagcggcaatatctatctcttggcctcttgttcggatctcccttcaatttgcccggaatgtcaagcttccttcatctttgatttgcataagcacttggtcaattggggccgtgagggggtgaaacttgtgaaCCTCCCCGAAGGCGGCTCGggtctccggtcttctcgtcgatctccggttctagccacttttcgtccgttatccggtttcatatcttcctctcttttccttttctttggtttgtagTCTTCTTCCGGCGCAAgacatcctccgcgttcatatacttcgtctcCCTGTAATAGagatcggacatagtctttgggtcattcttacatagggaaaataagaacttaccctcttgtaacccgtttgtgaatgctgccacaagtgtcttgtcgtctgcctcgtctatcgaaagggattccttattaaagcgggctatataagaccttaatgtctcaccctctcgttgtttaattcccagtatacatgcaatagacctcttgtgtcgatgacttccaatgaagtgtgatacaaactgtgcacctaattccttaaaagtgccgatggaattaggcgtcaacttgctgtaccaatccctcgcagccctttcaaggtggtgaggaaagccccgcacatgatttcgtccgtACACCCCGAAGATGCATTAGAGTTCGAAAGACTCCGtgtgatccaacgggtccttggatccgtcatagttttccacatggggcattttaaactttgaagggacggggtatgaattcaccaacgctgtgaatggtgaatccgttctatggactaggtcgtccagattgctggatactcgtcccttaagggcgttcatcattgcatccatacgttccctcatctcctgcatttcggtggctatgtgagtcggcacaGGGTCTAAAGCAAGCggttgattggtttcttgtcgctcgggtctagtcggagcgttgctgccctcaggtctttccgcgttccttccttcggGACTAGCTCCCTCCTGATCTTCCTGTGGTGCGCTCTGATGTGCAGTTATTTGCcgcaactgttcttccaaatcatggttctacttagtgaggcgctcaaccgccgctgcAAGCATTTGGACCTGCCTTTCCAAAGCGGTGGCgcgtggttcgtcgccttgattgttgttcgttgccatcgatcgggtgagtgccatgcaactctttgtctcagggatagagcgaGGCTGAAATAATCCGAagtttttcttcctcctccttaatgttattcccacagacggcgccaactgatgaagccaaaaatatcaccagtgaattgcaagcgctcctcaaacgaaagcaataCCTGCAAAAAGGAAACGAAGGACccagaagagagcaccggtgtggtgtcggccgaataccctccgaaggtcaagttagaatcttgttcctttaaccctagagtactagagttaagaatattatgcgtaccttcatacctagggtttctggggtatttatattgagtagaattacctttctttaaggatataacttccttctcaagttcctttccatataggagtcttcccaaacgtgtgtcgcaagaagtccaagtgtaCACGTTTGcgtgaggataaagcaaaggcttatctgaaatatatcaaacgacatgccacgtggcatccataattaatttatacaagacggatattcagcaacacctaaccgtcatagctgggtcattgctggtgtcgatccgtcctcaaCGTCTCCGtccatttaccatttttatccccttcataAGTGTTCAGTTTAATTCATTGCATTCTACATAGCAATTTTAGCATCACAAGATTGTAATGTAACAATGAATCATTACTGCTATTGTGGGACTAGAATAGAAGTGAGGTTGTCAATAGAATTCATTAAGTGCAATCATTCTTGACAACTGTGACAGACACAGATGGGATTGTGACAGAAAATAGGTTCCAGATATTGTGAGTACTATGCTACTCCTAGAACGGGCAAGAAATAGGAGGAAATAATATAGTGTATCTTTTAACAGGTTGTAGTTAGTTGTGATAGTGTTGTTCTATTCGTAAGACAAAGAACCATTTGTTTTAGAGTAGAACAGTTTCTGCATATTTGGTGCTACGGAAAATCTTGTTCAAAGGAAGACATTTCGTATTTTTGCCATTCCATTGTACCCTCTCCCATTCCATTCCTTTGTGTGACCAACAAATGCATCATCACTACCATCGCCATCACACTATCGCTGTTGGCACCTCTGCCACTACCATCATTGTTGCACCACCTCTTCTGCCGTCATCACCACCGTGCCtaaatgaaatattaataattttctgTGCTTGGTAAAtgacataaaatattatatggaTCATTTTAAGAGTTGCAACAACTCaagaaaaaaagtcattttGTGATGAAACAAATGATGTGCCAGACTTGAAGAATTTGAAGTGAGTAGATAATTCTGGCAGCTGATTATAGAGAGGGATTCACAGATCATAATGAAGCTACTTTTCTGAAAGATGAGAAACTCTTTTCCTGTATCTTTCTTTCTTGAACTTAGCAGCTTCTTATGTACAATAAAACCTAATCTTCAGCCAAAAGAAACCAATAAAttgaccttatctatatataacAATTTTCAAAGATTGTAACCGGAAATGAGCTCTAGGGAGTAGAGAATTTTTGGAACTGGTTGAATAGATGGAGTTGCAGATCATAAGGAAGTTACTTTCTGAAAGATTGGAAACTTTTTTTCCTGTAGCTTTCTAGATTGAACTGAGCAACTTTTTAGGTGAAATAAAACCCAATATTCagccacccaaaaaaaataaacaataaaactgGGCTTATCTAATAACAATATTTAAAGATAGTTAGGACATCAAAATCATCACTTGCCACATTAGAACACGGTGGAGTCTAATGTGAAGTAGCACCAAATTGTATTTTCTTGTGTTATGTACTTGCTCAAATTGGGGGTAAAGTTGTCTACCATTGACCTCCTTAGACCTCACAAAGGTGGGAGCTTGGTGTGCTATGTGACCTTTATGTATTTACTAAAATAATTGTTCCGTGTTATGTTATTTGGGCTTCTTGGCACTTGTAGCTTGTATATGGCTTTGGGTATTTTGACCatcatatttataaataattgtttCACCAGCCTCTACTATGCCTTCGCCAATGAACTATAGCTCAACTGGCAGTTTCTTCCATTGTAAGTGTTAGGGAAAGGGTAaagtcatgggttcaagactcATCGTCATTGAGTATAtgtataacttaccaataaaataaaagcatttaCTATACTATCAACATCACTGCTTTTAGtttgagaagaaaatagaaTGATCATTCAGGGTTCTGGTATAAACAAATTGCAATTGCATATCTTCAATCATTCTTTCCATCCTGATTTTGGTATCCTGGACCCAGGAGCAGGATAGTTTCTTGTTTATCTAGTTGCATAaattaaatttggaaaaattcaTACATGTGAATCTTTCAAAGGAGTTCCTCGTACCAATGTTTCTTATAGAAATGTTCACAGTTACTATTTTTCATACTCTAGGaatggctcttttttttttttacttgtaaacCTTTAAAATCCTATTCTTACTAATTTGTGGTCCTAGATAAACAATGTGGGGACAAACATCTGGAAACCGACTGTAGATTACACAGCTGAAGAATTCTCTAATATTATGACTACCAATCTTGAATCTGCTTACCATTTATGCCAGCTGTCACATCCTCTTTTGAAAGCATCAGGAGTAGGAAGTATTGTTTGTATTTCTTCTATTGCCGGTGTGGTAGCACTAAATGTTGGATCTATTTATGGTGCAAGTAAAGGTAATTTACTTttgcaatttaaattttatttttttgatttgatcCGTTACCACAACGTGCATCTTATCAAACCTTATAGATTTGTAAACTTTTAAATACTGACTCTagtctctttttctctctcaatgCAGGAGCAATAAACCAACTAACTAAAGATTTGGCATGTGAGTGGGCGAAAGACAATATTAGGAGTAATTGTGTAGCACCTTGGTTTATCAGAACCCCCTTGGTTGAAGCTGTAAGGCTGTAGCACCCTTTCACCATGCTTGTGCATTCATTGAATGTATTTTTCACTGTTCTGTGTGCAGTAATCTTTATACGTAGAGTTAAAAAGATAACAGAAATGTGTGGGTGTTCGTGTGCATGCACGACATTTTCACCTGAAATAGAAATGGAACTCCTAGGCTTTAATtctcaaaaacattttttgaaCAAGTGGCATTTTAAATTCCATCCAATGTGAACTGGATGAGGATAAGAGCTAAATTTGTAACGCTCCTGACCTAATTATCTTGCCaacgggaaaaaaaaaggattaagatgcaaatttttccttcaatgtggttttgtgagtTTTAAAGGGTCCTCTAACAGCATGACTTAAAAgtgagtttggttcagctttttgtaattgttaattttgaaaggaaaaaaaaaaaaagaaggctaCACCAAAAACTTCTTCTGTGGACCTATAGTCCTAAAATGCAATTAgatgaatttcaaaatctaACACTCTCACACACATACATAGACATATACATGTACAAGTAGGTATATATGCGTTTGCTAAAAAATTTCGTACTTTGTGAAAGATGACTAAACTATTATTACAGGGAAATTCTTGATTCAATATCTTAGATTTTTTATACTATATTCCATATAAAAATGAGAATTCATAGTTGATCTCAAAATATATGGACTAAGATTTTGTTTAATTGACCCTTGATCAACATCTTAGCTCAGgttatattaataatattatgtatatgcattttctttcttatagtATATGAGCTTTCTAATCATTTAAGACCTATGCTCTTCGAGAGAGAATACAAGATATGCattgtatttataaatttaagtaCTTATAACTTTAAGAATACAAGATAACCATACACTAATTTTAGAAAATGCCAAGGAGAGTGGTTTGTGCATCCCACTTACTAcaatcctttcttttcttttattttcctttgttttttttttaattacagaAAGCACTgattaactatttttatttatttttccttgcaTAAAAATAGTTGTAGTCCTGCCAATATTCATGGATGTACAAACGTGCCTTGTTGCAGTACCAAAAACATATTCCAACAATGTGTGTCGGAACATCATTTTCTACTGCTCATGGGAAGCTGAAGCCATTTACAGTTACCCCTCCATCAACACAAATAGTCTAACCGATTATGTAAGAAGCAGCAGGTAGGCATAGGAATGCCACCAAGGAAGAAACTTCTTTTGTCTCTCCGACACGTCTAAGAGGGGTTTGAGAGATAACAGCCTCCAAAAAATTTGCATTTCTCACGGAAAACTGCAAAAAGAAGATAAGATAAATCGTCATGGTTATCATGATTcatgtaaattattattattttaaaattataagttGGAACCTAACTCAGATAATGACCTCTTTGAAGGAGCCAAGGTATTAGAATGTTGTAGTAAGGTTAAATTCAGTAAATTGTTCACATTTCCTAGCACatgaaaaattcaaacttaCAA
This region includes:
- the LOC142607810 gene encoding tropinone reductase homolog At5g06060-like isoform X1, translated to MVQAGSSCRDDRWSLLGMTALVTGGTQGIGHAVLEELAGLGAKVHTCSRNEAHLNACLHDWEMKGFQVTGSVCDVMSRAERVKLMDTVSSVFSRVLNILINNVGTNIWKPTVDYTAEEFSNIMTTNLESAYHLCQLSHPLLKASGVGSIVCISSIAGVVALNVGSIYGASKGAINQLTKDLACEWAKDNIRSNCVAPWFIRTPLVEAVRL
- the LOC142607810 gene encoding tropinone reductase homolog At5g06060-like isoform X2 — encoded protein: MVTSGNDCSCYWWNTRNRVSLSLKHAVLEELAGLGAKVHTCSRNEAHLNACLHDWEMKGFQVTGSVCDVMSRAERVKLMDTVSSVFSRVLNILINNVGTNIWKPTVDYTAEEFSNIMTTNLESAYHLCQLSHPLLKASGVGSIVCISSIAGVVALNVGSIYGASKGAINQLTKDLACEWAKDNIRSNCVAPWFIRTPLVEAVRL